The segment CTTCGTCAGGGTACAAGGCATCTTCGCCCTCGTAGTAAGTACCCCACCCGTCATAGATGATGTCGTATTTTTCAGCCAGATTAACCAGTTTTTCAACTTGAGCGTCGATCGCTGCTGGATCAAGAGCAGACTGCATAGTTGCATCAAAGCACAGCAGTTTGCTGCCGTCTTCATCTTCTGCTTCTTCAGCTTCAAGAACTTCAAAGCCCATTTTAAAAGCTTCAACAGCAGCTTTTTCTAGCTTTTCGAAATCTTCAGCGAAAAAGTGGTGTTCAATCTCATACAGCGCTTCAGGATCACTGCCATCTTCCAGCAGTGCTTGAATGATTTCGCGAGTATCTTCCTTTTGAATTTCTAGGAAGTCTTCCACTGATAGATAATCATCTTGTTGAGGCATAAAAATGTGCTCCAAAGTGTACAAAAAGGGTATCAATTTAATTGCGCGCAATATCGCATGGATCGTTGTGAATTACCACCTGCATGACGATCTTAAAACGATCTTTCTGGTAATACACAATTTATTGCTAACAAGTCATTCTCTGTTAACAAGCAACAAAGCCTACAATATTCCATAGGCTTTGATTTAATGCTCACGATTTGGAGGACACGGTTATTCCGTGCCACCCACTGTCAACGCATCCAGTTTCAGTGTCGGCTGACCAACACCTACAGGCACACTTTGTCCAGCCTTGCCGCACACACCAACACCACGGTCAATGCTCAGGTCATTACCCACCATAGAGACTTGCTGCATTGCTTCAATGCCAGAGCCAATTAAGGTTGCGCCTTTAATTGGGCGAGTCACTTTACCGTTTTCAATTAAGTAAGCTTCGGATGCTGAAAACACGAACTTACCGGAAGTGATATCAACCTGACCACCACCGAAGTTAGGCGCATACACCCCTTTCTTAACCGTAGAAATGATCTCTTCAGGAGTATGTTGACCCGGCAGCATGTAAGTGTTGGTCATACGAGGCATTGGCAAATGAGCGTAAGACTCTCGGCGGCCGTTACCCGTTGGAGCAACACCCATTAAACGCGCGTTGAGCTTATCTTGCATATAGCCTTTAAGAACACCGTTTTCGATCAGTACATTGTATTGACCATTCACACCTTCATCGTCCACGTTCAGTGAACCACGAAGATCTTTCAAAGTGCCATCATCGACAATAGTACAAAGATCGGAGGTCACCTTCTGTCCGATTTTTCCAGAGAATACTGATGACTCTTTACGGTTGAAGTCGCCTTCTAGACCATGGCCTACCGCTTCATGCAGTAGAACACCCGGCCAACCAGAGCCTAATACCACTGGCATAGTGCCCGCAGGTGCTGCATCAGCTTCTAGGTTAACCAGTGCCTGACGGATCGCTTCATCAGCATAAGCAAAAACGATCTTCTGTCCGTTCTCTTCATTTAAGAAATAGTCGTAGGTAAAACGGCCACCGCCACCAGCACTGCCGCGTTCACGGCGATCGCCACGTTGCGCTAATACGCTGATAGATAAACGAACTAATGGACGAATATCGCCAGCATAAGTACCGTCTGTCGCCGCAACTAACACTTGTTCATGCACGCCACTCAGGCTAACAGAGACTTCTTGAACGAGTGGTTCTTTGGTACGGATGTAAGCATCTATCTGCTGTAGTAATTCTGTTTTCTTCTGTTTTTCCCAGCTTTCTAATGGGTTAACAGCCGCATAATAGGTTTGGTTACTATTGCGTTTAAAGGCTTGTACAGATGCATTCTGCCCTTGTTGTGCAATACCGCGCGCAGCAATCGCACTTTGCTGTAAACCTTCTAACTGGATTTGGTCGGAATACGCGAAACCTGTTTTCTCGCCAGTGACAGCTCGCACGCCCACACCACAGTCGATGTTGAATGAACCATCTTTGATAATGCTGTCTTCTAAAATCAAAGACTCATGCCAGCTAGACTGGAAATAAATATCTGCATAATCAATCTGGCGGGTTGCGATGCTCGACAGAGTATCGGCAATGTCTTGCTCAGTAAGCCCTGCCGGTTTTAATAATGCTTCTTCAATGCGGGTTATACTCATGTTTAGCTCTTTTTCTCTATAAATTGATTATGAAAGCGTGTGTGGGCACTAATAGGCATAGCAGCACGCACACTCTCTATTTGTTCTAACTCGATATCAACAATCAGACTTGCAGCATCTTGCTCTAGTGAAGCAATGATCTCACCCCAAGGACTGATCACCATTGAGTGTCCCCAAGTTTCTCTTCCGCAAGCATGATGGCCACCTTGACCAACTGCGATAACCCAACACTGGTTTTCTATCGCACGAGCCCTTAGAAGAACTTCCCAATGCGCCTTACCAGTTACGGCGGTAAACGCAGCAGGTACCAACAGTATCTGGGCTCCTAATCGACGTAATTCTGCATACAGATTAGGGAAACGAACATCATAACAGATGGACAATCCCAGCTTAGCAAAGGGCGTTTCTGCCACAACGATATCGTTACCCGGCGTAAACGTTTCTGATTCACGATAACGCTTGTGGCCATCAGCAACGTTAACATCAAACATGTGCAGCTTATCATAGTGAGCCACAATATGACCTTGCGGATTAAACAGAACGGATGTGGTAGTCACGCCTTGAGTCTCCGCTGAAGTTCGGCGAATCGGCATACTACCGATGAGAACCCAAACCTGCTGCTCTACAGCTAAGCGCGATATTCTTGCCTGAACAGGCCCATCACCCAGTTCTTCAGCACTGTTGTGGTAATCCTCTTTGTTACCAAACACTACCGCATTTTCTGGGGTAACCACCCATTTAGCACCTTGCTTTGCCAGCAGTCTGGTTTGCTGTTCAATATAAGTGAGATTCTCATTCACATCCGAGCTGGATGTCATTTGAATTAAACCAATACGTTCCATGTAAATAGCCCAACCTACTTTTGTCTGACTTATTGTGCGAGATCTCTAAGTTTTTTCGGCAGCTTAAATTCACCGCGACTACGAGAGAGTTCTTTTACTGTCGGTGAATCCATCGGACCTTTCACCTCATAATTTACTTCGGTGAAAACTTCGACTACAGGTGCTATCACCGTGGTAATCGCCAACACATATAACGCCGTTTGCGGCGTTACCGCAAATGCGGTCAGTACCGGAATACCAGAAGTAATGTCCGGTACAAAGTTAACTTCTGCATCTACGGTACGAGTATTGAGATCCGCTAATCCCTTAATGGTCATGTCACCAGCAATAGCATCCATCTTTATATCATTGGTAACAAAAATGCCTTTATCAACTTCACCGCTGCCAGTGATCGAATCAAAGGCCATACCTTTATCGAATACATCACTGAAATCGAGCTGCATTTTACGAATGATAGAGTCTAAGCTGAACAGGCCCAAGAACTTCGCAGCGCCGCTGACATCGGATATCACCCCTTTACCCAGCTCCGTTTTTACATTGCCTTGAACGGTATTGACCTTCATCGACCAAGGAGCGCCATCCCATTGCAAGTCACTCCACATGTTGAACGAAGCTTTTTGAATTCCTGAACTGATACCGAATCGTTCCATCAGGTCGCTGTTGTTTTCACCCTGAACTTCAAACTTTAGCTTAGTGTGGC is part of the Vibrio diazotrophicus genome and harbors:
- the rraB gene encoding ribonuclease E inhibitor RraB; protein product: MPQQDDYLSVEDFLEIQKEDTREIIQALLEDGSDPEALYEIEHHFFAEDFEKLEKAAVEAFKMGFEVLEAEEAEDEDGSKLLCFDATMQSALDPAAIDAQVEKLVNLAEKYDIIYDGWGTYYEGEDALYPDEDEDDDEE
- the tldD gene encoding metalloprotease TldD, whose amino-acid sequence is MSITRIEEALLKPAGLTEQDIADTLSSIATRQIDYADIYFQSSWHESLILEDSIIKDGSFNIDCGVGVRAVTGEKTGFAYSDQIQLEGLQQSAIAARGIAQQGQNASVQAFKRNSNQTYYAAVNPLESWEKQKKTELLQQIDAYIRTKEPLVQEVSVSLSGVHEQVLVAATDGTYAGDIRPLVRLSISVLAQRGDRRERGSAGGGGRFTYDYFLNEENGQKIVFAYADEAIRQALVNLEADAAPAGTMPVVLGSGWPGVLLHEAVGHGLEGDFNRKESSVFSGKIGQKVTSDLCTIVDDGTLKDLRGSLNVDDEGVNGQYNVLIENGVLKGYMQDKLNARLMGVAPTGNGRRESYAHLPMPRMTNTYMLPGQHTPEEIISTVKKGVYAPNFGGGQVDITSGKFVFSASEAYLIENGKVTRPIKGATLIGSGIEAMQQVSMVGNDLSIDRGVGVCGKAGQSVPVGVGQPTLKLDALTVGGTE
- a CDS encoding carbon-nitrogen hydrolase family protein, producing the protein MERIGLIQMTSSSDVNENLTYIEQQTRLLAKQGAKWVVTPENAVVFGNKEDYHNSAEELGDGPVQARISRLAVEQQVWVLIGSMPIRRTSAETQGVTTTSVLFNPQGHIVAHYDKLHMFDVNVADGHKRYRESETFTPGNDIVVAETPFAKLGLSICYDVRFPNLYAELRRLGAQILLVPAAFTAVTGKAHWEVLLRARAIENQCWVIAVGQGGHHACGRETWGHSMVISPWGEIIASLEQDAASLIVDIELEQIESVRAAMPISAHTRFHNQFIEKKS